Proteins found in one Zea mays cultivar B73 chromosome 1, Zm-B73-REFERENCE-NAM-5.0, whole genome shotgun sequence genomic segment:
- the LOC103642659 gene encoding uncharacterized protein isoform X3, protein MESAHKSGGGSAPGAGAGGEGVLCHACGYQYPNGHPSAKQRRAHRKHCGKPASAAAAAEGSGEHEASELLLGEVGAGAAECGGGSPGSAHEHGDAAEGGDSAGACNGAGHRVVGDTSAEDCLISGSSVLSEITSESSRTDDGTLTTVATQYSEKGSSTEDGDPSDPAVGSEQIQDVPTSVVPAEPEDRAKFSSEISESEIQNPSIVRPESDAAGGGTSELTDDVARQQDEVAVTGEDAVFDAIDGSKSSERNSVQGDELNLSCQDILQTETGGGHSSTVVEEDSGSKDPTASDGQEILIEETEPNQQSKHALTGSFEKVPDIESVGSSAEKSVGTGDDLLQSGKGACHSEIPVDIIAQLQLDPTSGTADHPAISKGADNFEGQHYHTTDESIGAIPSTFEPAVGAKVVSVDVTADLTEDVCSSDITIDDGMQENVTSGTIVPSQVDILDSSPSATAHEVNIVGSINDDDEKSQDGKSSADLASYEVKEMVVKDNFEEKQQTKEVIVDPTPHEANNFPSTDNHEENEQNKEIVADTTSHKISAVQSMGSTEEKEHIEDFIAKLASEEIIFTSNRDIVEQQDETDMKTNYEIDRARNLEATEEIAAGGESNTGTITDVVEDKFPNEEITLGTISLNMADSSVKEEKMHDEEVNEDLDSRDDIMVHGPDNVKEKMCEETMSGPTLDKFSLPTSTDSPEEGNKDESTRADPMSHETNVAQTSDGADEEKKIRELAVDPTSSIGTMGNIGNAEDKKPSEETTTDPRPVENTTTQGTEDATDPKPVENTTPQGTEDADSSKQNENTASVGGVEGKKQGEETTADPRSVENTTVEGKKQGEETTADPRSVENTTAQGTEDAESSKQNENTNVMEEERVTVEDTTSREISAIESTDDLKGKATNENEEIADKEMVTDSDKNHVSLKVLLADKNVEAKEKEKKATSAKDRVLSFRRRVSKDNVSPPVKPGSPTKDKDGSGQQDWNSPARLPVEKKPKGRKQQWVPFICCSSVQ, encoded by the exons ATGGAGAGCGCCCACAAGAGCGGAGGCGGAAGCGCGCCCG GAGCGGGAGCCGGAGGGGAGGGCGTCCTGTGCCACGCGTGCGGGTACCAGTACCCGAACGGGCACCCGAGCGCCAAGCAGCGGCGCGCGCACCGGAAGCACTGCGGCAAGCCGGCGtccgccgcggcggcggcggagggctCCGGGGAGCACGAGGCCAGCGAGCTGCTTCTAG GTGAGGTCGGAGCCGGCGCGGCGGAATGCGGCGGCGGTTCGCCTGGATCTGCGCACGAGCACGGGGACGCGGCGGAGGGAGGGGACAGCGCAGGTGCAT GTAATGGTGCTGGGCATCGAGTCGTTGGAGACACATCTGCTGAAGATTGCCTCATCAGTGGCAGTAGCGTTCTTTCTGAAATCACATCTGAGTCCAGCAGGACTGATGATGGTACTCTGACTACAGTGGCTACACAGTACTCTGAAAAAGGATCATCTACTGAGGATGGGGATCCATCTGATCCAGCAGTTGGTTCTGAACAGATCCAGGACGTTCCTACGTCTGTTGTTCCAGCAGAGCCTGAAGACCGTGCTAAATTCAGTTCTGAAATCTCTGAATCTGAAATACAGAACCCGAGTATTGTGCGTCCGGAATCAGACGCAGCTGGAGGTGGAACTTCTGAACTGACGGATGATGTAGCCAGACAGCAGGATGAGGTTGCCGTGACTGGGGAAGATGCTGTGTTCGACGCCATAGATGGAAGCAAATCTAGTGAAAGGAATTCTGTGCAAGGTGATGAGCTTAATCTCTCCTGTCAAGATATACTACAAACGGAGACTGGTGGGGGGCACAGTAGCACTGTAGTGGAGGAAGATTCAGGTAGCAAGGATCCTACTGCAAGTGACGGCCAAGAAATCCTGATCGAAGAAACTGAACCAAATCAGCAGAGCAAGCATGCGTTAACTGGCTCATTTGAGAAAGTCCCTGACATTGAGTCTGTTGGGTCTTCTGCTGAGAAATCTGTCGGTACAGGTGATGACTTGCTTCAATCTGGTAAAGGTGCTTGCCACTCAGAAATACCAGTCGATATCATAGCTCAGCTGCAACTTGACCCTACCTCTGGAACGGCAGATCATCCGGCAATCTCCAAAGGGGCAGACAATTTTGAAGGACAACATTATCATACAACAG ATGAAAGCATCGGAGCAATACCAAGTACATTTGAACCTGCTGTTGGTGCCAAAGTTGTATCAGTTGATGTCACTGCTGACCTTACAGAGGATGTTTGTTCGTCTGACATAACAATAGATGACGGCATGCAGGAAAATGTGACAAGTGGTACTATTGTACCATCTCAAGTTGATATACTGGATTCGAGTCCTTCCGCTACAGCACATGAAGTCAACATTGTCGGTAGCATAAACGATGATGACGAAAAGAGTCAGGATGGAAAAAGCAGTGCAGATCTTGCTTCATACGAGGTAAAAGAGATGGTTGTCAAGGATAACTTTGAAGAAAAGCAGCAGACCaaagaggtcattgtagatcccacTCCACATGAAGCCAACAACTTTCCCAGTACCGATAATCACGAGGAAAATGAGCAGAACAAAGAAATTGTTGCAGACACCACTTCACACAAGATAAGTGCTGTACAAAGCATGGGTAGTactgaagaaaaggaacatattgAAGATTTCATTGCGAAACTGGCTTCTGAAGAGATCATTTTTACAAGTAACAGAGATATTGTCGAGCAGCAGGATGAGACTGATATGAAAACAAACTATGAAATAGACAGGGCACGCAACTTAGAAGCTACTGAAGAAATTGCTGCTGGTGGTGAGAGTAACACGGGAACCATCACAGATGTTGTTGAAGACAAATTCCCTAATGAAGAAATTACTTTAGGCACTATCTCTCTTAACATGGCAGACAGCAGCGTTAAGGAGGAAAAGATGCATGACGAAGAAGTGAACGAGGATCTAGATTCTCGTGATGATATTATGGTACATGGTCCTGATAATGTCAAAGAGAAGATGTGTGAGGAGACCATGTCAGGTCCCACCTTAGACAAGTTCAGTTTGCCTACATCTACTGACAGTCCTGAAGAGGGTAATAAGGACGAAAGCACGCGTGCAGACCCTATGTCGCACGAGACCAATGTGGCGCAAACCAGCGATGGTGCTGATGAAGAGAAGAAGATCAGGGAGCTTGCTGTTGACCCTACTTCCAGCATTGGTACCATGGGCAACATAGGCAACGCTGAAGACAAGAAGCCGAGTGAAGAAACTACAACAGATCCTAGACCTGTTGAGAACACCACAACACAAGGCACAGAGGACGCGACAGATCCTAAACCTGTTGAGAACACCACACCACAAGGCACAGAAGACGCGGATAGCAGCAAGCAGAATGAAAACACTGCGAGCGTAGGTGGCGTTGAAGGCAAGAAGCAGGGTGAAGAAACTACAGCGGATCCTAGATCCGTCGAAAACACCACAGTTGAAGGCAAGAAGCAGGGTGAAGAAACTACAGCGGATCCTAGATCCGTCGAAAACACCACAGCACAGGGCACAGAGGATGCAGAAAGCAGCAAGCAGAATGAGAACACAAATGTCATGGAAGAAGAAAGGGTGACGGTGGAAGATACAACCTCAAGGGAGATCAGCGCCATAGAAAGCACAGATGACCTGAAGGGCAAGGCTACCAACGAGAACGAAGAGATAGCCGACAAGGAAATGGTCACCGACTCAGACAAGAACCATGTCTCGCTGAAGGTCCTCCTCGCGGACAAGAACGTGGAAGCGaaagagaaggagaagaaggcgaCTAGCGCCAAGGACCGGGTGCTGTCGTTCAGGCGCCGGGTATCCAAGGACAACGTGTCGCCGCCGGTGAAGCCAGGCTCGCCAACCAAAGACAAAGATGGCTCAGGGCAGCAGGACTGGAACTCCCCGGCCAGGTTGCCCGTCGAGAAGAAACCCAAGGGGAGGAAACAGCAATGGGTACCGTTTATTTGCTGCTCGTCGGTACAGTAA
- the LOC103642659 gene encoding uncharacterized protein isoform X1 has translation MESAHKSGGGSAPGAGAGGEGVLCHACGYQYPNGHPSAKQRRAHRKHCGKPASAAAAAEGSGEHEASELLLGEVGAGAAECGGGSPGSAHEHGDAAEGGDSAGAYPSGNGAGHRVVGDTSAEDCLISGSSVLSEITSESSRTDDGTLTTVATQYSEKGSSTEDGDPSDPAVGSEQIQDVPTSVVPAEPEDRAKFSSEISESEIQNPSIVRPESDAAGGGTSELTDDVARQQDEVAVTGEDAVFDAIDGSKSSERNSVQGDELNLSCQDILQTETGGGHSSTVVEEDSGSKDPTASDGQEILIEETEPNQQSKHALTGSFEKVPDIESVGSSAEKSVGTGDDLLQSGKGACHSEIPVDIIAQLQLDPTSGTADHPAISKGADNFEGQHYHTTDESIGAIPSTFEPAVGAKVVSVDVTADLTEDVCSSDITIDDGMQENVTSGTIVPSQVDILDSSPSATAHEVNIVGSINDDDEKSQDGKSSADLASYEVKEMVVKDNFEEKQQTKEVIVDPTPHEANNFPSTDNHEENEQNKEIVADTTSHKISAVQSMGSTEEKEHIEDFIAKLASEEIIFTSNRDIVEQQDETDMKTNYEIDRARNLEATEEIAAGGESNTGTITDVVEDKFPNEEITLGTISLNMADSSVKEEKMHDEEVNEDLDSRDDIMVHGPDNVKEKMCEETMSGPTLDKFSLPTSTDSPEEGNKDESTRADPMSHETNVAQTSDGADEEKKIRELAVDPTSSIGTMGNIGNAEDKKPSEETTTDPRPVENTTTQGTEDATDPKPVENTTPQGTEDADSSKQNENTASVGGVEGKKQGEETTADPRSVENTTVEGKKQGEETTADPRSVENTTAQGTEDAESSKQNENTNVMEEERVTVEDTTSREISAIESTDDLKGKATNENEEIADKEMVTDSDKNHVSLKVLLADKNVEAKEKEKKATSAKDRVLSFRRRVSKDNVSPPVKPGSPTKDKDGSGQQDWNSPARLPVEKKPKGRKQQWVPFICCSSVQ, from the exons ATGGAGAGCGCCCACAAGAGCGGAGGCGGAAGCGCGCCCG GAGCGGGAGCCGGAGGGGAGGGCGTCCTGTGCCACGCGTGCGGGTACCAGTACCCGAACGGGCACCCGAGCGCCAAGCAGCGGCGCGCGCACCGGAAGCACTGCGGCAAGCCGGCGtccgccgcggcggcggcggagggctCCGGGGAGCACGAGGCCAGCGAGCTGCTTCTAG GTGAGGTCGGAGCCGGCGCGGCGGAATGCGGCGGCGGTTCGCCTGGATCTGCGCACGAGCACGGGGACGCGGCGGAGGGAGGGGACAGCGCAGGTGCAT ATCCTTCAGGTAATGGTGCTGGGCATCGAGTCGTTGGAGACACATCTGCTGAAGATTGCCTCATCAGTGGCAGTAGCGTTCTTTCTGAAATCACATCTGAGTCCAGCAGGACTGATGATGGTACTCTGACTACAGTGGCTACACAGTACTCTGAAAAAGGATCATCTACTGAGGATGGGGATCCATCTGATCCAGCAGTTGGTTCTGAACAGATCCAGGACGTTCCTACGTCTGTTGTTCCAGCAGAGCCTGAAGACCGTGCTAAATTCAGTTCTGAAATCTCTGAATCTGAAATACAGAACCCGAGTATTGTGCGTCCGGAATCAGACGCAGCTGGAGGTGGAACTTCTGAACTGACGGATGATGTAGCCAGACAGCAGGATGAGGTTGCCGTGACTGGGGAAGATGCTGTGTTCGACGCCATAGATGGAAGCAAATCTAGTGAAAGGAATTCTGTGCAAGGTGATGAGCTTAATCTCTCCTGTCAAGATATACTACAAACGGAGACTGGTGGGGGGCACAGTAGCACTGTAGTGGAGGAAGATTCAGGTAGCAAGGATCCTACTGCAAGTGACGGCCAAGAAATCCTGATCGAAGAAACTGAACCAAATCAGCAGAGCAAGCATGCGTTAACTGGCTCATTTGAGAAAGTCCCTGACATTGAGTCTGTTGGGTCTTCTGCTGAGAAATCTGTCGGTACAGGTGATGACTTGCTTCAATCTGGTAAAGGTGCTTGCCACTCAGAAATACCAGTCGATATCATAGCTCAGCTGCAACTTGACCCTACCTCTGGAACGGCAGATCATCCGGCAATCTCCAAAGGGGCAGACAATTTTGAAGGACAACATTATCATACAACAG ATGAAAGCATCGGAGCAATACCAAGTACATTTGAACCTGCTGTTGGTGCCAAAGTTGTATCAGTTGATGTCACTGCTGACCTTACAGAGGATGTTTGTTCGTCTGACATAACAATAGATGACGGCATGCAGGAAAATGTGACAAGTGGTACTATTGTACCATCTCAAGTTGATATACTGGATTCGAGTCCTTCCGCTACAGCACATGAAGTCAACATTGTCGGTAGCATAAACGATGATGACGAAAAGAGTCAGGATGGAAAAAGCAGTGCAGATCTTGCTTCATACGAGGTAAAAGAGATGGTTGTCAAGGATAACTTTGAAGAAAAGCAGCAGACCaaagaggtcattgtagatcccacTCCACATGAAGCCAACAACTTTCCCAGTACCGATAATCACGAGGAAAATGAGCAGAACAAAGAAATTGTTGCAGACACCACTTCACACAAGATAAGTGCTGTACAAAGCATGGGTAGTactgaagaaaaggaacatattgAAGATTTCATTGCGAAACTGGCTTCTGAAGAGATCATTTTTACAAGTAACAGAGATATTGTCGAGCAGCAGGATGAGACTGATATGAAAACAAACTATGAAATAGACAGGGCACGCAACTTAGAAGCTACTGAAGAAATTGCTGCTGGTGGTGAGAGTAACACGGGAACCATCACAGATGTTGTTGAAGACAAATTCCCTAATGAAGAAATTACTTTAGGCACTATCTCTCTTAACATGGCAGACAGCAGCGTTAAGGAGGAAAAGATGCATGACGAAGAAGTGAACGAGGATCTAGATTCTCGTGATGATATTATGGTACATGGTCCTGATAATGTCAAAGAGAAGATGTGTGAGGAGACCATGTCAGGTCCCACCTTAGACAAGTTCAGTTTGCCTACATCTACTGACAGTCCTGAAGAGGGTAATAAGGACGAAAGCACGCGTGCAGACCCTATGTCGCACGAGACCAATGTGGCGCAAACCAGCGATGGTGCTGATGAAGAGAAGAAGATCAGGGAGCTTGCTGTTGACCCTACTTCCAGCATTGGTACCATGGGCAACATAGGCAACGCTGAAGACAAGAAGCCGAGTGAAGAAACTACAACAGATCCTAGACCTGTTGAGAACACCACAACACAAGGCACAGAGGACGCGACAGATCCTAAACCTGTTGAGAACACCACACCACAAGGCACAGAAGACGCGGATAGCAGCAAGCAGAATGAAAACACTGCGAGCGTAGGTGGCGTTGAAGGCAAGAAGCAGGGTGAAGAAACTACAGCGGATCCTAGATCCGTCGAAAACACCACAGTTGAAGGCAAGAAGCAGGGTGAAGAAACTACAGCGGATCCTAGATCCGTCGAAAACACCACAGCACAGGGCACAGAGGATGCAGAAAGCAGCAAGCAGAATGAGAACACAAATGTCATGGAAGAAGAAAGGGTGACGGTGGAAGATACAACCTCAAGGGAGATCAGCGCCATAGAAAGCACAGATGACCTGAAGGGCAAGGCTACCAACGAGAACGAAGAGATAGCCGACAAGGAAATGGTCACCGACTCAGACAAGAACCATGTCTCGCTGAAGGTCCTCCTCGCGGACAAGAACGTGGAAGCGaaagagaaggagaagaaggcgaCTAGCGCCAAGGACCGGGTGCTGTCGTTCAGGCGCCGGGTATCCAAGGACAACGTGTCGCCGCCGGTGAAGCCAGGCTCGCCAACCAAAGACAAAGATGGCTCAGGGCAGCAGGACTGGAACTCCCCGGCCAGGTTGCCCGTCGAGAAGAAACCCAAGGGGAGGAAACAGCAATGGGTACCGTTTATTTGCTGCTCGTCGGTACAGTAA
- the LOC103642659 gene encoding uncharacterized protein isoform X4: MESAHKSGGGSAPGAGAGGEGVLCHACGYQYPNGHPSAKQRRAHRKHCGKPASAAAAAEGSGEHEASELLLGEVGAGAAECGGGSPGSAHEHGDAAEGGDSAGNGAGHRVVGDTSAEDCLISGSSVLSEITSESSRTDDGTLTTVATQYSEKGSSTEDGDPSDPAVGSEQIQDVPTSVVPAEPEDRAKFSSEISESEIQNPSIVRPESDAAGGGTSELTDDVARQQDEVAVTGEDAVFDAIDGSKSSERNSVQGDELNLSCQDILQTETGGGHSSTVVEEDSGSKDPTASDGQEILIEETEPNQQSKHALTGSFEKVPDIESVGSSAEKSVGTGDDLLQSGKGACHSEIPVDIIAQLQLDPTSGTADHPAISKGADNFEGQHYHTTDESIGAIPSTFEPAVGAKVVSVDVTADLTEDVCSSDITIDDGMQENVTSGTIVPSQVDILDSSPSATAHEVNIVGSINDDDEKSQDGKSSADLASYEVKEMVVKDNFEEKQQTKEVIVDPTPHEANNFPSTDNHEENEQNKEIVADTTSHKISAVQSMGSTEEKEHIEDFIAKLASEEIIFTSNRDIVEQQDETDMKTNYEIDRARNLEATEEIAAGGESNTGTITDVVEDKFPNEEITLGTISLNMADSSVKEEKMHDEEVNEDLDSRDDIMVHGPDNVKEKMCEETMSGPTLDKFSLPTSTDSPEEGNKDESTRADPMSHETNVAQTSDGADEEKKIRELAVDPTSSIGTMGNIGNAEDKKPSEETTTDPRPVENTTTQGTEDATDPKPVENTTPQGTEDADSSKQNENTASVGGVEGKKQGEETTADPRSVENTTVEGKKQGEETTADPRSVENTTAQGTEDAESSKQNENTNVMEEERVTVEDTTSREISAIESTDDLKGKATNENEEIADKEMVTDSDKNHVSLKVLLADKNVEAKEKEKKATSAKDRVLSFRRRVSKDNVSPPVKPGSPTKDKDGSGQQDWNSPARLPVEKKPKGRKQQWVPFICCSSVQ, encoded by the exons ATGGAGAGCGCCCACAAGAGCGGAGGCGGAAGCGCGCCCG GAGCGGGAGCCGGAGGGGAGGGCGTCCTGTGCCACGCGTGCGGGTACCAGTACCCGAACGGGCACCCGAGCGCCAAGCAGCGGCGCGCGCACCGGAAGCACTGCGGCAAGCCGGCGtccgccgcggcggcggcggagggctCCGGGGAGCACGAGGCCAGCGAGCTGCTTCTAG GTGAGGTCGGAGCCGGCGCGGCGGAATGCGGCGGCGGTTCGCCTGGATCTGCGCACGAGCACGGGGACGCGGCGGAGGGAGGGGACAGCGCAG GTAATGGTGCTGGGCATCGAGTCGTTGGAGACACATCTGCTGAAGATTGCCTCATCAGTGGCAGTAGCGTTCTTTCTGAAATCACATCTGAGTCCAGCAGGACTGATGATGGTACTCTGACTACAGTGGCTACACAGTACTCTGAAAAAGGATCATCTACTGAGGATGGGGATCCATCTGATCCAGCAGTTGGTTCTGAACAGATCCAGGACGTTCCTACGTCTGTTGTTCCAGCAGAGCCTGAAGACCGTGCTAAATTCAGTTCTGAAATCTCTGAATCTGAAATACAGAACCCGAGTATTGTGCGTCCGGAATCAGACGCAGCTGGAGGTGGAACTTCTGAACTGACGGATGATGTAGCCAGACAGCAGGATGAGGTTGCCGTGACTGGGGAAGATGCTGTGTTCGACGCCATAGATGGAAGCAAATCTAGTGAAAGGAATTCTGTGCAAGGTGATGAGCTTAATCTCTCCTGTCAAGATATACTACAAACGGAGACTGGTGGGGGGCACAGTAGCACTGTAGTGGAGGAAGATTCAGGTAGCAAGGATCCTACTGCAAGTGACGGCCAAGAAATCCTGATCGAAGAAACTGAACCAAATCAGCAGAGCAAGCATGCGTTAACTGGCTCATTTGAGAAAGTCCCTGACATTGAGTCTGTTGGGTCTTCTGCTGAGAAATCTGTCGGTACAGGTGATGACTTGCTTCAATCTGGTAAAGGTGCTTGCCACTCAGAAATACCAGTCGATATCATAGCTCAGCTGCAACTTGACCCTACCTCTGGAACGGCAGATCATCCGGCAATCTCCAAAGGGGCAGACAATTTTGAAGGACAACATTATCATACAACAG ATGAAAGCATCGGAGCAATACCAAGTACATTTGAACCTGCTGTTGGTGCCAAAGTTGTATCAGTTGATGTCACTGCTGACCTTACAGAGGATGTTTGTTCGTCTGACATAACAATAGATGACGGCATGCAGGAAAATGTGACAAGTGGTACTATTGTACCATCTCAAGTTGATATACTGGATTCGAGTCCTTCCGCTACAGCACATGAAGTCAACATTGTCGGTAGCATAAACGATGATGACGAAAAGAGTCAGGATGGAAAAAGCAGTGCAGATCTTGCTTCATACGAGGTAAAAGAGATGGTTGTCAAGGATAACTTTGAAGAAAAGCAGCAGACCaaagaggtcattgtagatcccacTCCACATGAAGCCAACAACTTTCCCAGTACCGATAATCACGAGGAAAATGAGCAGAACAAAGAAATTGTTGCAGACACCACTTCACACAAGATAAGTGCTGTACAAAGCATGGGTAGTactgaagaaaaggaacatattgAAGATTTCATTGCGAAACTGGCTTCTGAAGAGATCATTTTTACAAGTAACAGAGATATTGTCGAGCAGCAGGATGAGACTGATATGAAAACAAACTATGAAATAGACAGGGCACGCAACTTAGAAGCTACTGAAGAAATTGCTGCTGGTGGTGAGAGTAACACGGGAACCATCACAGATGTTGTTGAAGACAAATTCCCTAATGAAGAAATTACTTTAGGCACTATCTCTCTTAACATGGCAGACAGCAGCGTTAAGGAGGAAAAGATGCATGACGAAGAAGTGAACGAGGATCTAGATTCTCGTGATGATATTATGGTACATGGTCCTGATAATGTCAAAGAGAAGATGTGTGAGGAGACCATGTCAGGTCCCACCTTAGACAAGTTCAGTTTGCCTACATCTACTGACAGTCCTGAAGAGGGTAATAAGGACGAAAGCACGCGTGCAGACCCTATGTCGCACGAGACCAATGTGGCGCAAACCAGCGATGGTGCTGATGAAGAGAAGAAGATCAGGGAGCTTGCTGTTGACCCTACTTCCAGCATTGGTACCATGGGCAACATAGGCAACGCTGAAGACAAGAAGCCGAGTGAAGAAACTACAACAGATCCTAGACCTGTTGAGAACACCACAACACAAGGCACAGAGGACGCGACAGATCCTAAACCTGTTGAGAACACCACACCACAAGGCACAGAAGACGCGGATAGCAGCAAGCAGAATGAAAACACTGCGAGCGTAGGTGGCGTTGAAGGCAAGAAGCAGGGTGAAGAAACTACAGCGGATCCTAGATCCGTCGAAAACACCACAGTTGAAGGCAAGAAGCAGGGTGAAGAAACTACAGCGGATCCTAGATCCGTCGAAAACACCACAGCACAGGGCACAGAGGATGCAGAAAGCAGCAAGCAGAATGAGAACACAAATGTCATGGAAGAAGAAAGGGTGACGGTGGAAGATACAACCTCAAGGGAGATCAGCGCCATAGAAAGCACAGATGACCTGAAGGGCAAGGCTACCAACGAGAACGAAGAGATAGCCGACAAGGAAATGGTCACCGACTCAGACAAGAACCATGTCTCGCTGAAGGTCCTCCTCGCGGACAAGAACGTGGAAGCGaaagagaaggagaagaaggcgaCTAGCGCCAAGGACCGGGTGCTGTCGTTCAGGCGCCGGGTATCCAAGGACAACGTGTCGCCGCCGGTGAAGCCAGGCTCGCCAACCAAAGACAAAGATGGCTCAGGGCAGCAGGACTGGAACTCCCCGGCCAGGTTGCCCGTCGAGAAGAAACCCAAGGGGAGGAAACAGCAATGGGTACCGTTTATTTGCTGCTCGTCGGTACAGTAA